In a genomic window of Weissella tructae:
- a CDS encoding LemA family protein, which yields MQIWILIAIVAIIAIVWINTYNGLVKSRMYVKESWSQIDVQLKRRNDLIPNLVETVKGYARFEEGTLEKVVSLRNQLTQIPDGDHEQKMAVSNELSAGLKSVFAVAEAYPDLKASAQYNKLMEELTNTENKIGYARQLYNSSVSSYDTKLETFPTNIIAGVHNFKPEEFLETPAEEKEVPTISFGDDGK from the coding sequence ATGCAAATTTGGATTTTGATTGCCATTGTCGCAATTATTGCGATTGTTTGGATTAACACATACAACGGTTTGGTAAAGTCACGTATGTACGTAAAGGAATCATGGAGTCAAATTGACGTACAACTAAAGCGTCGTAACGACTTGATTCCTAACTTAGTTGAAACAGTTAAGGGATACGCCCGTTTTGAAGAGGGTACTTTGGAAAAGGTTGTGTCATTGCGTAACCAATTGACACAAATTCCTGATGGTGACCACGAACAAAAGATGGCTGTCTCAAACGAATTGTCAGCTGGTTTGAAGAGTGTATTCGCGGTTGCTGAAGCATACCCTGATTTGAAGGCATCTGCACAATACAACAAGTTGATGGAAGAATTGACAAACACTGAAAACAAGATTGGATATGCGCGTCAATTGTACAATTCATCTGTTTCAAGTTACGACACAAAGTTAGAAACATTCCCAACAAACATTATTGCGGGTGTCCACAACTTTAAGCCGGAAGAATTCTTGGAAACACCAGCTGAAGAAAAAGAAGTACCAACCATCTCATTTGGG
- a CDS encoding phosphatase PAP2 family protein — MEFSKTTRRWFMALAGLLTVGFLTLFWGVWNNAPFIKSIDAVGYDTVFVGSSAARTHLAEFISLFGNFIVLAIVVLGIAAWLWRHNDHHLAQWFAGTFFLVGGVGTLSVKYLVQRPRPAYHLVNEIGFSFPSGHAMLSSTFFWLLAGLMMVYMMRSGHLTGLKTSLVLLISFALIVAVCWSRVALGVHYLSDVTAGFCLGTTGILVSASFGHLWWNRRGN; from the coding sequence ATGGAATTTTCAAAGACAACACGTCGTTGGTTTATGGCGTTAGCTGGACTACTAACAGTAGGATTTTTGACATTATTTTGGGGTGTTTGGAACAATGCGCCCTTCATTAAGAGTATTGACGCGGTAGGATACGATACGGTATTCGTTGGTAGTAGCGCTGCAAGAACCCACTTAGCTGAATTCATTTCTTTGTTTGGGAACTTTATTGTTCTAGCCATTGTTGTGTTGGGGATTGCGGCTTGGTTATGGCGTCATAATGATCATCATCTCGCACAATGGTTCGCAGGAACTTTCTTCTTAGTTGGAGGAGTTGGAACCTTGAGTGTGAAATATTTGGTGCAACGTCCACGTCCGGCATATCATCTTGTGAATGAAATTGGATTTAGTTTCCCAAGTGGACACGCCATGCTATCAAGTACCTTTTTCTGGCTACTAGCTGGATTGATGATGGTATACATGATGCGTTCCGGTCATTTGACGGGGTTAAAGACAAGCCTGGTCTTGTTAATTTCATTTGCTTTGATCGTCGCCGTTTGCTGGTCACGAGTTGCGTTAGGGGTACATTACCTATCTGACGTTACTGCCGGATTCTGCTTAGGAACAACAGGTATCTTAGTCTCTGCATCTTTTGGCCATTTATGGTGGAATCGTCGCGGAAACTAA
- a CDS encoding GNAT family N-acetyltransferase yields MTLYIKDEQGISKTYEDAKIIRQEVFINEQQIPAELEFDNQENNRVHYVGYQVDNAGESVPATTARIHEQHDNWHIERVATVKDLRGNGFAKQLLTKIIQDAREKDISVVALGAQLHATGFYEELGFVQQGDVFMDAGIEHITMTLHI; encoded by the coding sequence ATGACATTGTATATCAAAGATGAGCAGGGGATTTCAAAGACATATGAGGATGCGAAAATTATCCGACAAGAAGTGTTCATTAACGAACAACAGATACCTGCAGAATTAGAATTTGATAACCAAGAGAATAATCGTGTGCATTATGTAGGATATCAAGTAGATAATGCGGGAGAGTCTGTGCCGGCTACGACAGCAAGAATTCATGAACAACATGACAATTGGCACATTGAACGTGTTGCTACTGTAAAGGATTTACGTGGTAATGGGTTTGCAAAACAACTTTTGACGAAAATTATTCAAGATGCTCGAGAGAAAGATATATCAGTTGTGGCATTGGGCGCGCAATTACATGCGACTGGATTTTATGAAGAATTAGGATTTGTTCAACAAGGTGATGTGTTTATGGATGCCGGCATTGAACATATCACAATGACGTTACATATTTAG
- a CDS encoding GyrI-like domain-containing protein, which produces MKFDIKKTAEFKATRTPKIIERPRRRVLCIDGFGDPNNDHFEEYVKAMYACAYGIKMGYKKMQADSIEGDKRDFVVPPLQGYWSISEAAQKAGTWTKDDFVFRLEIVIPDFVSSDYIQRKIDETVISKPDILRIKDVYVGDIEAVTSCHILHVGPYDTEPESFKVMNDYLIAQGYDRTSKNHREIYLGDVRKAKPENLKTILEVTVQEKMVTGS; this is translated from the coding sequence GTGAAATTTGATATTAAAAAAACAGCAGAATTTAAAGCGACTCGAACGCCAAAAATAATTGAGCGTCCACGTCGACGAGTTTTATGTATTGATGGTTTTGGTGATCCAAACAATGACCACTTTGAAGAATATGTTAAGGCCATGTATGCCTGTGCGTATGGCATTAAAATGGGGTATAAAAAGATGCAGGCAGATAGTATCGAAGGAGATAAGCGTGATTTTGTCGTGCCACCTTTGCAAGGATACTGGAGTATATCAGAGGCTGCACAAAAAGCAGGGACTTGGACCAAAGACGATTTTGTTTTTCGTTTAGAAATCGTCATACCTGATTTTGTTTCATCAGATTATATCCAGCGTAAAATTGATGAAACAGTGATTTCAAAGCCAGATATTTTACGTATTAAAGATGTTTACGTGGGTGACATTGAAGCGGTAACGAGTTGTCATATCTTGCATGTTGGTCCGTATGATACAGAACCTGAAAGTTTTAAGGTTATGAACGATTATTTGATAGCGCAAGGATATGACCGAACAAGTAAAAATCATAGAGAAATATACTTAGGCGACGTCCGTAAGGCAAAGCCAGAAAATCTAAAAACAATCCTTGAAGTGACAGTGCAAGAGAAGATGGTAACAGGGAGTTAA
- a CDS encoding GNAT family N-acetyltransferase, translating into MSLTSMPLTREHDATALDIWERSVRATHTFLSEADIIQLKTEVPFYFTQVDVSLWYDNDNLIGFSGVVEDSLEMLFLDPTYFKQGFGSQILQRLVAEKNIMFIDVNEDNPNAVKFYNKNGFEQVDRSAQDGQGRDFPILHLRRATV; encoded by the coding sequence ATGTCTCTAACAAGTATGCCCCTAACACGAGAACACGATGCAACAGCCTTAGACATTTGGGAACGCTCTGTTCGTGCAACACACACTTTTTTAAGTGAAGCGGATATCATCCAATTGAAAACCGAAGTGCCTTTTTATTTCACCCAAGTGGATGTCTCACTTTGGTATGACAATGACAACTTGATTGGGTTTTCAGGGGTTGTGGAAGATTCACTAGAAATGCTCTTCCTAGACCCAACTTATTTCAAGCAAGGTTTCGGTAGTCAAATCTTGCAACGTCTAGTTGCCGAAAAGAACATTATGTTTATTGATGTTAATGAAGACAATCCTAATGCCGTAAAGTTCTACAACAAAAACGGTTTTGAACAAGTTGATCGCTCAGCACAAGATGGTCAAGGTCGTGATTTTCCAATTTTACATTTACGTCGTGCCACAGTTTAA
- a CDS encoding helix-turn-helix domain-containing protein, translated as MNIFTRTKQLAELQGLSLSQLSLKAGLSEKTLYRWRTGNPKFETIEQVAKALNVPVNTLLNDTPTEELLEFETEVMAEPFDLSNPHKVRWDEYQRVIVTGDGHQGLNDNAVITIEYNRVPAGLKSKKGDENWRVHSVVKIPFGYLDQVDSDFVQEKYRDYQIATFPNIKHAIQQRLGTNDEQVNVLDLADLVKRSDRASLLQVNGQTLPEEAWKDIEALVKKYKDM; from the coding sequence ATGAACATATTTACAAGAACAAAACAATTAGCAGAACTGCAAGGTTTATCTTTGAGTCAATTATCTTTAAAGGCTGGATTGAGTGAAAAGACACTTTACCGTTGGCGAACAGGTAATCCGAAATTTGAGACGATTGAACAAGTTGCCAAAGCATTAAATGTACCAGTGAACACTTTGTTGAACGATACGCCAACAGAAGAGTTGTTGGAATTTGAGACAGAAGTGATGGCAGAACCTTTTGACCTAAGTAATCCACACAAAGTGCGTTGGGATGAATATCAACGTGTCATTGTGACCGGTGATGGGCATCAAGGGTTGAATGATAATGCAGTTATCACGATTGAATATAATCGTGTCCCAGCTGGTTTAAAGTCCAAAAAAGGGGATGAAAATTGGCGTGTGCATAGCGTTGTCAAAATTCCTTTTGGTTATCTAGATCAAGTTGATAGTGATTTTGTGCAAGAGAAATATCGTGATTATCAAATCGCGACATTCCCAAACATTAAGCATGCGATTCAACAACGTTTAGGAACAAATGATGAGCAGGTCAACGTCTTAGATTTAGCTGATCTTGTGAAGCGTTCTGATCGTGCGAGTTTGTTACAAGTAAATGGTCAAACACTGCCAGAAGAAGCATGGAAAGACATTGAAGCACTTGTAAAGAAATACAAGGACATGTAA
- a CDS encoding phospho-sugar mutase: MTWQENYKVWAEQENLPADLATEMADLAADEKMAEDAFYQALSFGTAGMRGIMGAGINRMNIYTIRQATEGLARLMDQQTEEIKAQGVAISYDSRHNSARFAREAARVLVAHGIKVYLFESLRPTPELSFAVRHLNAYAGIMLTASHNPKAYNGYKIYGTDGGQMPPAESDIITSSIREADMFTVPVADDATLDENPLLTMIGADVDAAYLAEVATVSINKKLIAAEGADMKLVYSPLHGTGAKVAGPALEQAGFTNVIMVPEQMEPNGDFPTVELPNPEDPKALAMGIELAKKENADVVIGVDPDADRMGVAVRQPDGEYVLLTGNQIAAVTLNYILTALADADRLPTNGAVVKSIVSSEFATAIADHYDVEMLNVLTGFKYIAEKIQQFEDDKSRTFLYGFEESYGYLVKPFVRDKDSVQATVLFAEVAAYYKAQGKTVFDGLQELFANYGYFVEDTKSLTFSGIDGAEKIAALMAKFRAETPASFGDVAVVRVEDFDAQTVTDVVTQISTPLDLPKANVVKYQLADGSWVAVRPSGTEPKIKFYVGTKGNTQAAADAELAAIQATIAEYTNV; the protein is encoded by the coding sequence ATGACTTGGCAAGAAAATTACAAAGTATGGGCAGAACAAGAAAACTTACCCGCTGATTTAGCAACAGAAATGGCTGATTTAGCAGCAGATGAAAAGATGGCAGAAGATGCTTTCTACCAAGCACTGTCATTTGGAACAGCTGGTATGCGTGGTATTATGGGTGCGGGAATTAACCGTATGAATATCTACACAATTCGTCAAGCCACTGAAGGTTTGGCGCGTTTGATGGATCAACAAACAGAAGAAATTAAAGCACAAGGTGTAGCAATTTCATACGACTCACGTCACAATTCAGCCCGTTTTGCGCGTGAAGCAGCGCGTGTCTTAGTCGCTCATGGTATCAAGGTTTACTTGTTTGAATCATTGCGTCCAACGCCAGAACTATCATTTGCGGTTCGTCATCTAAATGCATATGCTGGAATTATGTTGACGGCATCACACAATCCAAAGGCTTACAATGGATACAAGATTTATGGTACTGATGGTGGACAAATGCCACCTGCAGAATCAGACATTATCACATCATCTATTCGTGAAGCGGATATGTTTACGGTGCCTGTCGCCGATGACGCTACATTGGACGAAAACCCATTGTTAACAATGATTGGGGCTGACGTTGATGCGGCCTACTTGGCTGAAGTTGCGACAGTTTCAATTAACAAGAAGTTGATTGCGGCTGAAGGGGCTGACATGAAGTTGGTATATTCTCCATTGCACGGAACGGGTGCTAAGGTTGCTGGTCCTGCGCTTGAACAAGCGGGATTCACTAATGTCATTATGGTTCCAGAACAAATGGAACCTAATGGGGACTTCCCAACAGTTGAATTGCCTAACCCAGAAGATCCTAAAGCTTTGGCGATGGGAATTGAACTGGCTAAGAAGGAAAACGCTGATGTCGTTATCGGAGTTGATCCTGATGCCGACCGTATGGGAGTAGCAGTTCGTCAACCTGATGGTGAATACGTGCTATTGACAGGAAACCAAATTGCAGCCGTTACATTGAACTACATCCTAACAGCATTGGCTGACGCTGACCGTCTACCAACAAATGGTGCTGTGGTTAAGTCAATCGTATCATCTGAATTTGCGACTGCGATTGCGGATCACTACGATGTTGAAATGTTGAATGTTTTGACTGGATTCAAGTACATCGCCGAAAAGATTCAACAATTCGAAGATGACAAGAGCCGTACTTTCTTGTATGGATTCGAAGAATCTTATGGATACTTGGTAAAGCCATTTGTCCGCGACAAGGATTCAGTTCAAGCAACCGTTTTGTTTGCAGAAGTTGCGGCTTACTACAAGGCGCAAGGTAAGACTGTCTTTGATGGTCTACAAGAATTGTTTGCTAACTATGGTTACTTTGTTGAAGACACAAAGTCACTAACATTTAGCGGAATTGATGGTGCCGAAAAGATTGCGGCATTGATGGCCAAGTTCCGTGCAGAAACACCTGCATCATTTGGTGATGTGGCTGTTGTTCGTGTTGAAGATTTTGACGCCCAAACAGTGACAGATGTCGTGACACAAATCAGCACACCACTTGATTTGCCAAAGGCAAATGTTGTGAAGTACCAATTGGCAGATGGTAGCTGGGTAGCCGTACGTCCTTCGGGAACTGAACCAAAGATTAAGTTCTACGTAGGAACAAAGGGTAACACGCAAGCCGCCGCTGATGCTGAATTGGCAGCGATTCAAGCAACGATTGCAGAATACACAAACGTATAA
- the glf gene encoding UDP-galactopyranose mutase: MINNKQYDYLVVGAGPFGAIFAYEAAKQNKRVLVIDKRSHVGGNLYTHTEHGVTVHDYGAHIFHTDNKQVWDYIRQFANFNGYQNQVMANYKGEMYNLPFNMNTFYEMWGTKTPAEAQAKINEQREAALGALGDREPRNLEEQAISLIGTDIYEKLIKGYTEKQWGRKATELPAFIIKRLPVRFIYDNNYFNHRYQGIPVGGYTQIFDQLLDHPLIDVQVDTDFFENQEAYLAEFPRIVYTGMIDQFFNYEFGELEYRSLEFKTEVHEVDNVQGNAVINYTDAETPYTRIMEWKHFDGLADDGYSVITREYPKAWNRAEEAYYPVNDDRNMGVYKQYAQAARQLSDQVIFGGRLGQYRYYDMDQVIHAALTTVRTEFNLPTDHDFMNK; encoded by the coding sequence ATGATCAATAACAAACAATATGATTATTTAGTTGTCGGAGCTGGCCCATTTGGTGCCATCTTCGCCTATGAAGCAGCAAAACAAAATAAGCGTGTCTTAGTAATTGATAAGCGATCACATGTGGGTGGTAATCTTTATACGCATACTGAACATGGTGTGACAGTACATGATTATGGGGCTCATATTTTCCATACTGATAACAAGCAGGTTTGGGATTACATTCGCCAATTTGCCAACTTTAATGGTTATCAAAATCAAGTGATGGCTAACTATAAGGGTGAGATGTACAACCTACCATTTAATATGAATACATTTTATGAGATGTGGGGAACCAAGACACCGGCGGAAGCCCAAGCTAAGATTAATGAACAACGTGAAGCTGCGTTGGGGGCTCTAGGTGATCGCGAACCACGTAACTTAGAAGAACAGGCCATTTCATTAATTGGAACAGATATCTACGAAAAGTTAATTAAAGGGTACACAGAAAAACAATGGGGGCGTAAGGCAACCGAATTGCCAGCGTTTATCATTAAGCGTTTGCCAGTACGTTTTATTTACGATAACAACTATTTCAATCACCGTTATCAAGGAATTCCAGTTGGTGGATATACACAAATTTTTGATCAACTGCTAGATCATCCATTAATTGATGTACAAGTGGATACAGACTTTTTTGAGAATCAAGAAGCCTACTTGGCAGAATTCCCACGTATTGTTTACACGGGAATGATTGATCAATTCTTCAATTATGAATTCGGTGAACTAGAATATCGTTCACTAGAATTTAAAACAGAAGTTCATGAGGTCGATAATGTACAAGGAAATGCCGTAATTAACTATACAGACGCGGAAACACCTTACACACGTATCATGGAATGGAAGCATTTTGATGGCTTAGCTGACGATGGTTATTCCGTGATTACACGCGAATATCCAAAGGCTTGGAATCGTGCAGAAGAAGCCTACTATCCGGTTAACGATGACCGTAACATGGGTGTTTATAAGCAGTATGCGCAAGCAGCACGTCAACTATCAGACCAAGTGATTTTTGGTGGTCGTTTGGGACAATATCGTTATTACGATATGGATCAAGTCATCCATGCGGCACTAACAACTGTACGAACAGAATTTAACTTACCAACAGATCACGATTTTATGAACAAGTAA
- the purB gene encoding adenylosuccinate lyase, whose protein sequence is MIERYTRPAMRAVWSQENQYQSWLDVEIAVTAGWVVEGMIPETDLIKIRENATFDVARIAEIEAETRHDVVAFTRNVSESLGDERKWIHYGLTSTDVVDTAQALRLRQANDIIKADLVAYRDALAKIALAYKDTVMMGRTHGVHAEPTTFGLVMARFYQAAERNIARFERVADAVETGKLSGAVGTFANVPPHVEEVAMAELGLTPEPIGSQVLPRDLHADYLSTIAVIGTTIEELATEIRGLQRSEIHEVEEGFAGGQKGSSAMPHKRNPIGSENVVGLSRVLRGYSVTGMENVPLWHERDISHSSAERMILPDATSTLDYMLNRMTNILNNLQVFPDTMRANMDRTYGLIYSQRLLLKLVDKGMSREGAYDTVQPLTARSWDEQLQFKDLVEADATITERLTQAEIDEAFDYNWHLKHVDDIFKRLNLI, encoded by the coding sequence ATGATTGAACGTTATACACGACCAGCCATGCGTGCCGTATGGTCTCAAGAAAACCAATACCAAAGTTGGCTTGATGTAGAAATTGCTGTAACAGCCGGTTGGGTTGTTGAAGGAATGATTCCAGAAACTGATTTAATCAAAATTCGAGAAAATGCAACATTTGATGTCGCACGTATTGCGGAAATTGAAGCGGAAACACGTCATGATGTCGTGGCCTTTACACGTAACGTGTCGGAATCACTTGGGGATGAACGTAAGTGGATTCACTATGGTTTGACATCAACTGACGTTGTGGACACAGCGCAAGCATTGCGTCTACGTCAAGCAAACGACATCATCAAGGCTGACTTGGTTGCTTACCGCGACGCCTTGGCAAAGATTGCTTTGGCATACAAGGACACTGTTATGATGGGGCGTACACACGGTGTGCACGCTGAACCAACAACATTTGGGTTAGTGATGGCACGTTTCTACCAAGCAGCTGAACGTAACATTGCCCGTTTTGAACGCGTCGCTGATGCTGTTGAAACAGGTAAGTTGTCTGGTGCTGTGGGAACATTTGCGAATGTGCCACCACATGTTGAAGAAGTCGCAATGGCTGAACTAGGACTAACACCAGAACCGATTGGATCACAAGTGTTGCCACGTGATTTGCATGCTGATTATCTATCAACAATTGCAGTTATTGGGACAACGATTGAAGAACTAGCAACTGAAATTCGTGGTTTGCAACGTTCAGAAATTCATGAAGTTGAAGAAGGATTTGCCGGTGGTCAAAAGGGATCATCTGCAATGCCGCACAAGCGTAACCCAATCGGATCTGAAAACGTGGTGGGATTGTCACGTGTCTTGCGTGGATACTCTGTAACCGGAATGGAAAACGTTCCATTGTGGCACGAACGTGATATTTCACACTCAAGTGCTGAACGTATGATTTTGCCAGATGCAACAAGTACGCTTGATTACATGTTGAACCGTATGACAAACATTTTGAACAATTTGCAAGTCTTCCCAGACACAATGCGTGCCAATATGGACCGTACTTACGGATTGATTTACTCACAACGTTTGTTGTTGAAGTTGGTTGATAAGGGGATGTCACGTGAAGGGGCATACGACACTGTGCAACCACTAACAGCGCGTTCATGGGACGAACAATTACAATTTAAGGATTTGGTTGAAGCAGACGCCACAATCACTGAACGCTTAACACAAGCAGAAATTGATGAAGCCTTTGATTATAACTGGCATTTGAAGCATGTTGATGACATTTTTAAGCGCCTAAACCTAATTTAA
- a CDS encoding peptidylprolyl isomerase — protein MWKKFIAILIVLGGGVGLAVWGAGPATVATTSAGNVTEKAFYDNVKNTPTGQKALADMIVTDVLEKAYGKDVSNKDVNKKYDEERKNMGDMFEQQLQAAGMTTDMFKDAVKLQMLQEAAVAANTDVSDKTLKEEYKDFTPNVNVSVINVEKKEQAEDIIKKLDDKGDFAELAKKESKSAEAADGGKMEAFNSYTTTQEKDFNKAAFGLKKGEYTTSPVKTSTGYAVIKMDSRDENKSFEDVKDQMKAGKIKAAQTNPETMNAIVGEELGKSDVNIKDNDLKNVLSKYTQAAATKKADEAKAKSK, from the coding sequence ATGTGGAAGAAATTTATTGCGATTTTAATTGTATTAGGTGGGGGAGTTGGACTTGCAGTTTGGGGAGCTGGTCCGGCAACAGTAGCAACAACAAGTGCTGGTAATGTGACTGAAAAGGCGTTCTACGATAACGTTAAGAACACACCAACTGGTCAAAAGGCATTGGCAGATATGATCGTGACTGACGTATTGGAAAAGGCCTACGGTAAGGACGTTTCAAACAAGGATGTTAACAAGAAGTATGATGAAGAACGTAAGAACATGGGTGACATGTTTGAACAACAACTTCAAGCTGCTGGAATGACAACTGACATGTTTAAGGACGCTGTTAAGCTACAAATGTTGCAAGAAGCAGCTGTTGCAGCTAACACAGATGTTTCAGATAAGACATTGAAGGAAGAATACAAAGACTTTACACCAAACGTAAATGTATCTGTTATCAATGTTGAAAAGAAGGAACAAGCAGAAGACATCATCAAGAAGTTAGACGACAAGGGTGACTTTGCAGAACTTGCAAAGAAGGAATCAAAGTCTGCTGAAGCTGCTGATGGTGGCAAGATGGAAGCCTTCAACTCATACACAACAACACAAGAAAAGGACTTTAACAAGGCTGCCTTTGGTTTGAAGAAGGGTGAATACACAACTTCACCAGTTAAGACTTCAACAGGTTATGCAGTTATCAAGATGGACTCACGTGACGAAAACAAGTCATTTGAAGATGTTAAGGACCAAATGAAGGCTGGTAAGATTAAGGCCGCACAAACTAACCCAGAAACAATGAACGCCATTGTTGGAGAAGAATTGGGTAAGTCAGACGTTAACATCAAGGATAACGACTTGAAGAACGTTTTGAGCAAGTACACACAAGCTGCTGCGACAAAGAAGGCTGATGAAGCTAAGGCAAAGTCAAAGTAA